One stretch of Enoplosus armatus isolate fEnoArm2 chromosome 1, fEnoArm2.hap1, whole genome shotgun sequence DNA includes these proteins:
- the hypk gene encoding huntingtin-interacting protein K, protein MAAEGDVDLDLEADENCTGKPAEKPRKHDSGAADLERVTDYAEEKEISSSDLETAMSVIGDRRSREQKAKQEREKELAKVTIKKEDVELIMSEMEISRAVAERSLREHMGNVVEALVTLTN, encoded by the exons ATGGCGGCAGAGGGAGACGTCGATTTGGACCTGGAGGCCGACGAAAACTGCACTGGAAAACCGGCAGAAAAGCCTCGGAAACATGACAGCGGAGCCGCTGATTTGGAGAGAGTCACGGACTATGCCGAGGAGAAGGAAATCTCCAGCTCCGACTTAGAAACG GCCATGTCCGTGATTGGAGACAGAAGGTCACGAGAACAGAAAGCCAAACAAGAGAG agaAAAAGAGTTGGCCAAAGTCACCATCAAGAAAGAAGACGTAGAACTGATC ATGTCAGAGATGGAGATTTCGAGGGCCGTGGCCGAGCGCAGTCTGAGGGAACACATGGGGAACGTGGTGGAGGCTCTGGTGACCCTGACCAACTGA
- the mfap1 gene encoding microfibrillar-associated protein 1 produces MSSREALNMKLPPIQSTAGAVPVRNEKGELSMEKVKVKRYVSGKRPDYAPMESSDEEEEDFQFVKKGKEMEPEVELEEEEVSDPRLKRLLNRVSEDVEERLARHRQIAEPEVVVESSEDSDEGTWHPEREESSEEEEEEEEEEVDDEEIERRRAMMRQRAVERKNEEMEVMEVEEEGKSGEESESESEYEEYTDSEDEAEPRLKPVFIRKKDRLTVADREAEELKQRELEAEAKKQAEERRRYTLKIVEEEAKKEFEENRRTLAALDALDTDGENEEEEYEAWKVRELKRIKRDRETRELMEREKAEIERFHNLTEEERRAELRNSGKVITNKATKGKYKFLQKYYHRGAFFMDGEDDVYKRDFSAPTLEDHFNKTILPKVMQVKNFGRSGRTKYTHLVDQDTTSFDSAWAQESAQNSKFFKQKAAGVRDVFDRPTVKKRKT; encoded by the exons ATGTCTAGTCGCGAAGCCCTCAACATGAAGCTTCCTCCGATCCAGTCCACGGCCGGAGCCGTGCCGGTCCGGAATGAGAAAG GTGAGCTCTCCATGgagaaggtgaaggtgaagaggTATGTGTCAGGTAAACGGCCCGACTACGCACCAATGGAGTCGtcagacgaggaggaagaggacttCCAGTTTGTGAAGAAGGGAAAGGAAATGGAGCcagaggtggagctggaggaagaggaggtctCTGATCCACGTCTCAAACGTTTGCTCAACCGTGTCTCTGAGGACGTGGAGGAGAG GCTTGCGAGACACAGACAGATCGCAGAGCCTGAAGTTGTGGTTGAGAGCAGCGAGGACTCTGATGAAGGCACGTGGCACCCAGAGCGCGAGGagagcagtgaagaagaagaggaggaggaagaggaagaagtggaTGATGAG GAAATCGAGAGGAGACGAGCAATGATGCGGCAGCGAGCCgttgaaagaaagaatgaggagatggaggtcatggaggtggaggaggaagggaagtcGGGGGAGGAGTCCGAGTCCGAGTCTGAATATGAAGAGTACACCGACAGCGAGGATGAAGCGGAGCCACGCCTCAAACCTGTCTTCATTCGCAA AAAGGACAGACTCACAGTGGCCGACCGTGAAGCAGAGGAGCTGAAGCAAAGAGAGCTGGAGGCCGAGGCCAAGAAGCAGGCGGAGGAGCGACGGCGCTACACCCTCAAGATCGTGGAGGAGGAGGCTAAGAAGGAGTTTGAGGAGAACCGACGCACTCTGGCCGCTCTGGACGCTTTGGACACTGACGGAGAGAACGAGGAGGAAGAATACGAAGCCTGGAAGGTCAGAGAGCTGAAACGCATCAAGAGGGACCGAGAGACCCGAGAACT catggagagggagaaggctGAAATTGAGAGATTCCACAACTTGACGGAGGAGGAGCGCAGGGCTGAGCTCCGCAACAGCGGCAAAGTCATCACCAACAAAGCCACCAAAGGGAAATACAAGTTCCTCCAGAAGTACTACCACAGAGGAGCCTTCTTCATG GATGGAGAGGACGACGTGTACAAGAGAGATTTCAGCGCACCGACTCTGGAGGATCACTTCAACAAAACCATCTTGCCCAAAGTCATGCAG GTCAAAAACTTTGGTCGTTCTGGACGCACCAAGTACACCCACCTGGTGGACCAGGACACCACGTCGTTCGACTCGGCCTGGGCCCAGGAGAGCGCTCAGAACAGCAAGTTCTTCAAGCAGAAGGCGGCAGGCGTGAGGGACGTGTTTGACCGGCCcacagtgaagaagaggaagacttAA
- the hddc3 gene encoding guanosine-3',5'-bis(diphosphate) 3'-pyrophosphohydrolase MESH1, with translation MLFSTMNSDAVLLLETVNFAAEKHRNQRRKDSEGTPYINHPVGVARILSHEGGVTDIEVLQAALLHDTVEDTDTTPAELEAKFGPIVARIVQEVTDDKRLPKQERKRQQVEHAAHCSRQAKLVKLADKLYNLRDLNRCTPVGWTAERVQEYFVWACEVVKGLKGTNSVLEEKLEELFRQRGVQL, from the exons ATGTTGTTTTCCACCATGAATTCAGACGCAGTTTTATTGTTAGAGACCGTTAATTTTGCCGCAGAGAAACATCGTAACCAACGACGTAAAGACTCAGAAGGAACGCCGTACATTAATCACCCCGTCG GAGTAGCAAGAATCCTCAGCCATGAAGGAGGCGTCACAGACATCGAGGTTTTGCAG gCTGCTCTGCTTCATGACACGGTGGAGGACACGGACACCACTCCCGCAGAGCTCGAAGCAAAGTTTGGACCGATCGTGGCTCGTATCGTTCAGGAGGTGACGGATGACAAACGCCTCCccaagcaggagaggaagcgtCAGCAGGTGGAGCACGCGGCTCACTGCAGCCGCCAAGCCAAACTGGTCAAACTGGCTGATAAACTGTACAACCTGAGGGACCTGAACCGCTGCACACCTGTTG GTTGGACAGCCGAGCGGGTCCAGGAGTATTTCGTGTGGGCCTGTGAGGTGGTGAAAGGCCTGAAAGGAACCAACTCGGTTctggaggagaagctggaggagctgttcagacagagaggggtcCAGCTCTGA